The following proteins come from a genomic window of Ammospiza nelsoni isolate bAmmNel1 chromosome 6, bAmmNel1.pri, whole genome shotgun sequence:
- the TALDO1 gene encoding transaldolase yields the protein MSVSPVKRQKMESALDQLKHHTTVVADTGDFNAIDEYKPLDATTNPSLILAAAQMPAYQKLVDDAVAYGKKLGGSEEEQIKNASDKLFVLFGAEILKRIPGRVSTEVDARLSFDKEGMIQRARRLIDLYKEVGVGKDRILIKLSSTWEGIQAGRVLEAEYGIHCNMTLLFSFAQAVACAEAGVTLISPFVGRILDWYVANGDKKTYEPSEDPGVKSVTKIYNYYKKFGYKTIVMGASFRNTGQIKALTGCDYLTISPKLLAELSKEHVKLTPTLSVKEAQACDLEKMHLDEKAFRWHHNEDQMAVEKLSDGIRRFAADAVKLERMLKERMFGTENGK from the exons ATGTCGGTATCCCCCGTGAAGCGGCAGAAGATGGAGTCGGCGCTGGACCAGCTCAAGCACCACACCACGGTGGTGGCTGACACCGGGGATTTCAACG cCATAGATGAGTACAAGCCCCTGGATGCCACCACAAACCCCTCCCTGATCCTTGCTGCGGCTCAGATGCCGGCATACCAGAAGCTCGTGGATGATGCTGTTGCCTACGGGAAGAAGCTTGGTGG GTCAGAAGAGGAGCAGATCAAAAATGCTTCTGACAAACTTTTTGTATTATTTGGAGCTGAAATCCTGAAGAGGATACCTGGCCGTGTATCCACAGAAGTAGATGCAAG GCTGTCCTTTGATAAGGAAGGAATGATCCAAAGGGCGAGGCGCCTCATCGACCTCTACAAGGAAGTAGGGGTTGGTAAAGATCGGATTCTCATCAAGCTCTCTTCAACCTGGGAAGGAATCCAGGCTGGCAG GGTCCTGGAGGCCGAGTATGGGATTCACTGCAACATGACCTTGCTGTTCTCCTTTGCTCAGGCTGTTGCCTGTGCTGAAGCTGGAGTTACTCTCATTTCCCCGTTCGTGGGACGGATCCTGGACTGGTATGTTGCAAATGGAGACAAGAAAACCTACGAGCCTTCAGAGGATCCAG GAGTGAAGAGTGTCACCAAGATCTATAACTACTACAAAAAGTTTGGCTACAAAACCATCGTGATGGGCGCCTCGTTTCGCAACACGGGCCAGATCAAAGCGCTCACGGGCTGTGACTATCTCACCATCTCACCCAagctcctggcagagctcagcaaagAGCACGTCAAGTTAACTCCCACACTCAGTGTCAAAGAGG ctcaggcGTGTGATCTTGAGAAGATGCACCTGGACGAGAAGGCATTCCGCTGGCACCACAACGAGGACCAGATGGCTGTGGAGAAGCTCTCTGATGGCATCAGGAGATTTGCTGCAGATGCAGTTAAGCTGGAGAGGATGTTAAAG GAGCGAATGTTCGgcactgaaaatggaaaataa
- the LOC132075109 gene encoding epidermal growth factor receptor kinase substrate 8-like protein 2 has translation MDELNDELLKKITNNKIQPPHRNFKVEKPQQVFVPLTFESSTEEVKAWLEAKSFSKETVEHLGILTGAQLFSLNREELKKVCGDEGNRVYSKITVEKNQLEKSRGESELQEIMKRRQERIDSAN, from the exons ATGGATGAGCTGAATGACGAGCTGCTAAAGAAGATCACAAACAATAAAATTCAGCCTCCCCACAGGAATTTCAAAGTGGAAAAGCCTCAGCAAGTTTTTGTGCCCCTCACCTTTGAATCCAGCACTGAAGAAGTCAAAGCCTGGCTGGAGGCCAAGTCATTTAGCAAAGA GACCGTGGAACATCTGGGCATCCTCACCGGAGCTCAGCTCTTCTCCCTCAACAGAGAGGAGCTGAAGAAGGTGTGTGGTGATGAGGGGAACAGAGTGTACAGCAAGATCACGGTGGAGAAAAACCAGCTGGAG AAAAGCAGAGGGGAGTCAGAGCTCCAAGAGATCATGAAGCGCCGCCAGGAAAGGATTGATTCTGCTAATTAA